The nucleotide sequence GCGGTGTTCGCCCGGCGGGGTGTCGGCGGTGACGGTCACGGCGAAGGGCACGTCCGCCCGGGTCCTGGCGGGCACGGTGACGCTCCGCGCGGCGAAGGCCACCGGGGCGCCCTGCCCGCCGAGCCGGACGGTGAGCGGCCGGGCGCCCCGGTTGGTCACGGACAGGGTGTCCTGGAGGACGCTGCCTGCGGGGCCCTCCAGATAGGCGTACGGCCGGCCGGCGGCGGGCGCCGCCGTCCAGTCCGGGGCGCCGGGGGGAGCCGCCGCGACCGCGCCGAGGAGCGCGGTGGCGGCGGCCACGAGCCCGGAGCGGGCCGCCGTCCGCATCAGCGTGCCGTGCGCCGCGTGAGCCAGAGGACTCCGGCCGCGCCGGTGAGGAGGACGGTGCCGCCCAGGGTGCCGAGGGCCAGGGCGGAGTCGAGGGGGCCGGTCTTGGGCAGTTCGGTGCCGGTGCCCTCCTTCTCCTCCTCGGCGGGCGGCGGGGTGTCGGAGCCGCCGGCGGCGCCGGTCACCTCCAGTTCGAGGGCGGGGCGGGGGTTGTTCTTCGGGGTGCAGACGGCGGCGTCCATGCCGAGGGCGTGGACGGTGAGCGTGCCGGCGGTGAAGGTGACCTTGCCGTTCTTCTTCGGGGTGTAGGTGCCGGTGAGCGTGCCGATCTTGATGGGTGTGTCGGGCGGGATGGCGGCGGTGTTCGGCGTCCCCTTGACCTTGACGGTGCCGGAGTCGGCGCCGCCGAGGACGAGTTCGGCGCGCGGGGTCATGACCCCCTTGGGGAGTTCGATGGGGCTGTCGGAGACGCCCTTCTCGAACGACATGGTGATGGTGTACGCGCTGCCGTTCTTGACGGCCTTGATGTCGACGGGCGAGACGGCGCCCTTGGGTCCGATCTTCGTCTCGCAGCCGTAGTTGACGTCGACGACGGCCGCCTGGGCGGCCGGTGCGCCGGCGAGCACGGCCGCGCCCGCCACCGCGAGCGCCGCCGTGAAAGCGGCGGTCGTTCTCCTCCGGTTCGGCTCCTTGGACACCCCGAGCACCCCTCACCGCAACGTAACTGACGGTCTTTCAGATTGGCCGTCAAGGTACGCCTGAGGTCGTGCGGAGGGAAGAAGAAGGAAAGAAGAGAGAACGTGAAAGTCCTAGGCGGGTGCCGAGAGTTCGGCCCATACCGTCTTGCCGGGGGAGCCCGGGGTGCGCTCGATGCCCCAGTCGAGGCAGAGCCGCTGCACGATGAACATGCCGTGGCCGCCGGGGCGGCCGGAGCGGTGCGGGGTGCGGGGCGCGGGCTGGCCGGCGCCGCGGTCGGTGACTTCGAGGCGCAGCACCTTGGGCAGCCGCAGGACGCGGAGGCGCTCGGGGCCCTCGGCGTGCAGGCAGGCGTTGGTGACGAGCTCGGAGACGACGAGCAGGACGTCCTCCGCGGCGGCCCTGCGGTCGGCGGTGGCGGCCGGCAGCCAGCCCCACTCGTGGAGCGCGGACCGCGTGAAGTCGCGGGCGAGCGGCACGGTGCCGCTGGTCTCGCCGAGGGCGAGCGTACGGACGTCGGAAGCTTGGTCCATCAGCGCTTCACCTCACCGATCGACGGGACAGGGGCAGGTCGTACGGGCGGGCCGCTCCCCGAGCGGGCCCGGCCGGGGGTGCTCAGCCGGGAAGGGCTGTGTCGAGTGTCTCGTGCACGGTGAAGACGGCGTCCGCGCCCGTGATCTGGAACACCCGGGCCACGGCGGGCCGCATCCCCACCAGATGGACCCCGCCGCCGGCGGCGTCCGCCCGCAGGCGGGCGCCGAGCAGCACGTTGAGCCCGGTCGAGTCGCAGAACTCCAGCCCCGAGCAGTCGACGACCAGCCGCGAGCGGCCCGCGTCGAGGGCGCCGTCCAGCGGGGCGCGGAGGATTTCGGCGGTGTAGTGGTCGAGCTCACCCACGGGTGCGAGCAGTTCGCTCGCGTCCACGGTCCGGACCTCGACCCGCAACCGCGCGGGCGGTGCGCTGCCGATGTGTTCGCGGTCCATGGCCGTGCCTCTTCTCGCTCTCGCGGATGCCGACTGACGTGCTCCGAACCCTACAAGCGGGACGCCCTTTCGCGCACCCAAGCTCTGCCACATAACCGGACAAAGCAGACTATTGACACTTGCGACCTTCGGTGCCGAACAGGTAGGGCTAGGAGGGACACCCGACACGACCGGCTTCGGAGGCGCCGCAAACCGCAGCAGAAGAACGATGGAGGAGACCCATGTCACCCCGGCTCGACGCCCCGCGTACCCCCGACGCGCCGTCGGCAGCAGTCCCCCAGGACCACCCGCTCGACTTCGCCCACGACCTTCCCCGCGACCGCCCGCTCGACACCATCGGACCCGTCGACGCACGGGCCCTGTCGAAGCAGCTCTTCGCCCGGCTCGCCGAGCTCGAAGAGGGCACCCACGACCACGCGTACGTCCGCAACACCCTCGTCGAACTGAACCTCGCCCTGGTCAGGTTCGCCGCCGCCCGCTTCGGCACGCGCAGCGAGCCGATGGAGGACATCGTCCAGGTCGGCACGATCGGCCTCATCAAGGCGATCGACCGCTTCGAACTCACCCGCGGAGTGGAGTTCCCCACCTTCGCGATGCCGACGATCATCGGCGAGATCAAGCGCTTCTTCCGTGACACCTCGTGGTCCGTGCACGTGCCCCGCCGGCTCCAGGAGCTGCGGCTCGACCTCGCGCGGGCCGGTGACACGCTCGCCCAGCGCCTCGACCGCGCCCCGACCGTCGCCGAGCTCGCCGAGGAACTCGGCATCGCCCCCGAGGAGGTCGTCGAGGGCATGGCCGCGAGCAACGCGTACACCGCGAGCTCGCTCGACGCCCAGCCCGACGAGGAGGAGGGCGGAGGCGGCGAGGCCACGCTCGCCGACCGGCTCGGCTACGAGGACCACGGCCTCACCGGGATCGAGTACATCGCCTCCCTGAAGCCGATGATCGCCTCGCTGCCCGCCCGGGAACGGCAGATCCTCTCCCTGCGCTTCGTCTCCGGCCTGACCCAGTCGGAGATCGGCACGGAGCTCGGCATCTCCCAGATGCACGTGTCGCGGCTGCTCGCGCGCACCCTCGCCCGGCTGCGCCGGGGGCTCACTCTGGAGGAATGACCTCCAGCACCTCCCCCGAGCCGCCAAAATGGCTGTGGAAAGGGCCCGTTCACGGTCTTCGGACCCGTGGCGGGCCCTTCCGCACGACCGGACCGCACGGCCGCCTGGCCTTGTTGACGCGTCGTCCGGATTGGGCCACATTGAGCCCGGGGTTCAGGGGGGATTCACATGGTTTCTGCGTACGCGGAACTGGAAGAGCGGATGCGCGAGCGGCTCGGGGGCAGGGAGTGCCTCTACGTGCCCTCGTGCCGCTTCGGGCTCTATCTCGCACTGCGCCACTGGTGCAGACCCGGCGGCCGGGTGCTGATGTCACCCGTCAACGACGACGTCATCCTCTTCGTCGTGCTCGCCGCGGGACTGCGCCCCGTACAGGCGCCGCTCGACCCCCGCGACGGGTCCGTCGACCCGGCCGCCGTGCCCGAGTCCCTCTGGCACGGCCTCTCCGCCGTCCTCACCACCAATCTGTACGGGAACCCCGACCCGGCACCCGCCCTGCGCGGCCACTGCGACCGGCTCGGCATCCCGCTGATCGAGGACGCCGCCCACGCGATCGGCTCCACCGTCGGCGGACGCCCGGTCGGCACGTACGGCGAGGCGTCCGTCTTCAGCCTCTCGAAGCACACCGGTGCCAAGACCGGCGGCTTCCTCGCCCTCGCCGACCCGGCCCTCAGGACCGAACTCGCCGCCGCCCGCGACAGGTTGCTGCACCCGACCCGTACCACCGCCGAACTCGCCCACCTGGCACGGCCGTACGCCGAGGCCACCCTGCGCGGCCTGCGCCTCGCCGGGGCCGCCCGCGCGGCCGTCCGGCGCCTCGGCCTCGACGAGCGGGAGGAGATACGGATGCCGCTGCGCGCCGACGAGCTGGCCCGGGCCCTCCCGGCGGCGCCCGCGCTCGACCCCTTCCACTCCTGGGTCCGGGTCGACATGCACGACTACCGGCTGCGCCCGGGCGCCGGGCGGCTCCGCCGCACCACCCGGAAGTTCGCCCGCCTCGACGGCGTCCTCGACGCCCACCGGGCGGGCACCGAGCGTCTCCTCGCCAGCGAGTACGGCGACGCGAGCGGCGCGTACGGCGGCGCCGACCGCGAGGTCCAGCCGCTGTTCCGCGTGCCGCTGCTCGTCGGCGACCGGGACGCGGCCACCGCCGCGCTCGCCCGGCACCGGATCACCACCGGCTACCTCTACGACCCGCCGCTCGACAGCTACGCGGGCGAGGCCTTCACCGACCCCTCCCCCGAGCCCCGGCCGGCCGCCTGGTTCGCCCGCCACGCCCTGCCGGTCGACCCGCGCCGCGCGGACGAGGCCCTCGCCGTGCTCCGCGGCGCCGGCATCCGCCCGGCCCAGCCCTCGCAGCTCCTCGGCGGCGCCCGGTGACCGACACCGTACGGCTGCGGGGCCAGGAACAGGAGCCGGAAGCGGCCCCGGGCCCGGCACGGCACACCGCCGCGCGGGCGGGAGGCGGCGCAGACGGCACGGGCCCGCTCGACGGGCGGAACGGGCACGACGGGCACGACGGACGCGCACCGGAGAGCGCGGGCTCGGGCCCGGACTCCGGCGAGAACTCCATGTTCCGCAACGCCTACGCCCTCATGCTCTCCACCGGCGTCTCCGCCGCCCTCGGCCTCGGCTTCTGGCTGGTCGCCGCCCGCTACTACTCGGAGGAGGCCGTCGGCCAGGGCTCCGCCGCCATCGCCGCCCAACGCCTCCTCGCCTCCCTCACCGCCACCACCATGATCGGCGCGGTCGTCCGGTACGTGCCCCGGGCCGGCCGGGCCACCGGGCCGCTGGTCCTGCGGATGTACCTGGTCAGCACCGTGGTCGTCGCCGTGGCCTGCGGTGTCTTCCTGCTGACCATCGACTGGTGGGGCCCCTCGTACGCCCCGCTCGGCACCCTGTCCGCCGGGATCTTCTTCACCGCCTCCTGCGTCGGCTGGGCGCTGCTCACCCTCCAGGACGGCGTCCTCACCGGGCTCAGACGGGCGATCTGGGTCCCCGTCGGCAACGCGGTGTTCTCGCTCGGCAAACTCGTCCTGCTGGTGCTGCTCGCCACCGCCCTGCCCCTGCTCGGCGTCTTCGTCTCCTGGTCGGCGGCGATCGCCCTGTCCGTGCTGCCGCTCGGCTGGCTGGTGTTCCGGCGGCTCATCCCCCGGCAGGCGCACGCCGACCGGGACCGCGAGCCGCCCGGCCTGCGCGAGATCGGCCGCTTCATGGCCGGCGACTCCGTCGGCGCGCTGTTCAGCCTCGCCATGATCAACCTGCTGCCGGTGATGGTCGCCGTCCGCTTCGACGCCGCCCACAACGCCTTCTTCTACACGGCGTACACCGTCGGCGGCACGATGGAGTTCATGGCCATCAACATGGCCTCCTCGCTCACCGCGCACGCCTCCCACAGCCCCGAGTCCCTCGCCGAGGGCGTCCGCGGCGCCCTGCGCCGCATGGCGCTGCTGCTCGTGCCCGTCGTGCTCGTCCTGGTCGTCCTCGCCCCGGTGATCCTCGCGCCGTTCGGCCCGGAGTACGCCGAGCACGGCACGACCGTGCTCCGGCTGCTCGCCGCCGCCGCGCTGCCCCGCGTCGCGGTCGAGCTGTACATCGGCGTCCTGCGCGTCCAGGGCCGTACGGGCGTGCTCGCCCTGCTCCAGGCCGCGATGTGCGTCCTGGTCCTGGGCAGCGCGGCCCTGCTCCTCGGGCCCGTCGGGATCGCGGGCGCCGGGTACGCCGTCCTCGCCTCGATGACGCTGATGGCCGCCGTGTCGGCGCCCGGCCTGCGGGCCGCACTGAAGGGCCGCGCGCCCGTGCGGCAGCCGCACGAGACGGCCCGGGCGAAGCCCCGCGCGGAGGACGGCTACGGCACCAGCTGGGCGCGGGAGAGCGCCTATCTGCGCGGCGCGCACGACTCGGTGACCCCGGCCTTCGGCATCCCCGTGTACGTACCCCGGCAGCGCGACCGGGAGCCGGGCGGACCGGCCGCGCTCACGGCGGCCGCCGCGCACCCGCCGGTGCCGGGCGCGGAGAGGACGGACGGCCCCGGACGGGCGGCGGCCTGGCTGTGGCCGCTGCTCGGTCTGGCGGCCGGGCTCTTCTGGTTCCCGCTGGCCCG is from Streptomyces venezuelae ATCC 10712 and encodes:
- a CDS encoding STAS domain-containing protein, translating into MDREHIGSAPPARLRVEVRTVDASELLAPVGELDHYTAEILRAPLDGALDAGRSRLVVDCSGLEFCDSTGLNVLLGARLRADAAGGGVHLVGMRPAVARVFQITGADAVFTVHETLDTALPG
- a CDS encoding ATP-binding protein; translation: MDQASDVRTLALGETSGTVPLARDFTRSALHEWGWLPAATADRRAAAEDVLLVVSELVTNACLHAEGPERLRVLRLPKVLRLEVTDRGAGQPAPRTPHRSGRPGGHGMFIVQRLCLDWGIERTPGSPGKTVWAELSAPA
- a CDS encoding RNA polymerase sigma factor SigF codes for the protein MSPRLDAPRTPDAPSAAVPQDHPLDFAHDLPRDRPLDTIGPVDARALSKQLFARLAELEEGTHDHAYVRNTLVELNLALVRFAAARFGTRSEPMEDIVQVGTIGLIKAIDRFELTRGVEFPTFAMPTIIGEIKRFFRDTSWSVHVPRRLQELRLDLARAGDTLAQRLDRAPTVAELAEELGIAPEEVVEGMAASNAYTASSLDAQPDEEEGGGGEATLADRLGYEDHGLTGIEYIASLKPMIASLPARERQILSLRFVSGLTQSEIGTELGISQMHVSRLLARTLARLRRGLTLEE
- a CDS encoding DegT/DnrJ/EryC1/StrS family aminotransferase, with product MVSAYAELEERMRERLGGRECLYVPSCRFGLYLALRHWCRPGGRVLMSPVNDDVILFVVLAAGLRPVQAPLDPRDGSVDPAAVPESLWHGLSAVLTTNLYGNPDPAPALRGHCDRLGIPLIEDAAHAIGSTVGGRPVGTYGEASVFSLSKHTGAKTGGFLALADPALRTELAAARDRLLHPTRTTAELAHLARPYAEATLRGLRLAGAARAAVRRLGLDEREEIRMPLRADELARALPAAPALDPFHSWVRVDMHDYRLRPGAGRLRRTTRKFARLDGVLDAHRAGTERLLASEYGDASGAYGGADREVQPLFRVPLLVGDRDAATAALARHRITTGYLYDPPLDSYAGEAFTDPSPEPRPAAWFARHALPVDPRRADEALAVLRGAGIRPAQPSQLLGGAR
- a CDS encoding lipopolysaccharide biosynthesis protein, whose product is MTDTVRLRGQEQEPEAAPGPARHTAARAGGGADGTGPLDGRNGHDGHDGRAPESAGSGPDSGENSMFRNAYALMLSTGVSAALGLGFWLVAARYYSEEAVGQGSAAIAAQRLLASLTATTMIGAVVRYVPRAGRATGPLVLRMYLVSTVVVAVACGVFLLTIDWWGPSYAPLGTLSAGIFFTASCVGWALLTLQDGVLTGLRRAIWVPVGNAVFSLGKLVLLVLLATALPLLGVFVSWSAAIALSVLPLGWLVFRRLIPRQAHADRDREPPGLREIGRFMAGDSVGALFSLAMINLLPVMVAVRFDAAHNAFFYTAYTVGGTMEFMAINMASSLTAHASHSPESLAEGVRGALRRMALLLVPVVLVLVVLAPVILAPFGPEYAEHGTTVLRLLAAAALPRVAVELYIGVLRVQGRTGVLALLQAAMCVLVLGSAALLLGPVGIAGAGYAVLASMTLMAAVSAPGLRAALKGRAPVRQPHETARAKPRAEDGYGTSWARESAYLRGAHDSVTPAFGIPVYVPRQRDREPGGPAALTAAAAHPPVPGAERTDGPGRAAAWLWPLLGLAAGLFWFPLARSGELAVERLSGTGLLAALPPVTLLAGLLLVALQGAAVGLRVFRPAFAGTVLLATFLALHTAPPLLGLWPAEAAGPGAALLGGGTERAVAPIALQALSLMLVAVLLRVVGVGARVTAGVVWVLVWAGWAGQQAFATAPLPLFLGLAGGTMAVCAFRGLTSDRG